The genomic window CTCAATCTTCACCTCGGCGGTGACCGGCACGCGACCCAGCGATTCGCCCATGCTGCCTGCCTCGTCGCATCGTGAGCCCTCAACCGAGCTCCTTGATCGCCTTCAGCACGGAGGCCGCAAACATGTCGACCTCTTCGACCGAGGCGTCCACGTTCGGCGTGACGCGGAGGCCGTCGAACTCGTCGTGCTTGATGGCGATGGTGACGATCCGCCGCTTCTCCCAGAGCCACTCCCGCAGCTTGTAGGGGTCCAGGCCGTCCACGTGCAGGAGCCCGATCCCGCTGGCCCGCTCGGTCTCCTGGGGAGGCAGGAGCCGGGCCCTCGGGCTGGCGTCGGCGATCTGGGAGGCGTAGCGCGAACGGAGGTAGCGGAGCCTCGCGATCTTGCGGTCGGCGCCGATGGATCGGTGGAAGGCGAGTGCCCCGGCGATCGCGTTGTGGATCGCCGCCGGGTGCGTGCCGATCTCCTCGAACTTGCGGATGTCGTTCGCGAGCGATTCGGGCGCGGCCATCAGGGGCCAGATCCGCGGGATCATCTCCTTGCGGACGTACAGGAAGCCCGTGCCGACCGGCGCGAGGAGCCACTTGTGCAGGCTCGTCGCGTAGAAGTCGCAACCCAGGTCGTCGCGGCGGAACGGGAAGTGGGCGAAGGCGTGGGCGCCGTCCACGTAGGTGAGGATGCCCCGCTCGCGGGCCGCCGCCACGACCTCGCGGACCGGCAGGATGTTCCCGGTGAGGTTCACGACGTGCGTGACCTCGACCACCTTCGTCCTTGGCGTCATCGCCTCGCGGAACCGGGCGACGACCGCCTCGGGGGACGGGCCCGGGCCGCCGAGCGAGATCGTCTTCACGACGACCCCGTCCCGACGGGCCCGCTGGGCCCACATGTTCGTCATCCGCGGGTAGTTCTGGTTCGAGACGATGACCTCGTCGCCCCGCTTCA from Aquisphaera giovannonii includes these protein-coding regions:
- a CDS encoding aminotransferase class V-fold PLP-dependent enzyme, whose product is MLEGHRRGFLAGVGAACFAAEAPGRLLRAAEIAAARQGDDMAAAEDYWAEIRRAFDADRTLINFNHGGVAPAPLGVLEAMFRDLRFSNVAPAHQMWDVLEPRIESVRRELAREFGCDAEEMAITRNASESLGILINGIDLKRGDEVIVSNQNYPRMTNMWAQRARRDGVVVKTISLGGPGPSPEAVVARFREAMTPRTKVVEVTHVVNLTGNILPVREVVAAARERGILTYVDGAHAFAHFPFRRDDLGCDFYATSLHKWLLAPVGTGFLYVRKEMIPRIWPLMAAPESLANDIRKFEEIGTHPAAIHNAIAGALAFHRSIGADRKIARLRYLRSRYASQIADASPRARLLPPQETERASGIGLLHVDGLDPYKLREWLWEKRRIVTIAIKHDEFDGLRVTPNVDASVEEVDMFAASVLKAIKELG